The Hemibagrus wyckioides isolate EC202008001 linkage group LG12, SWU_Hwy_1.0, whole genome shotgun sequence genome includes a window with the following:
- the nrsn1l gene encoding neurensin 1-like — translation MASYSEVHGPGRAKSMPGYSFGVRSYLHYFYEECTASVWDQEDIQHQRSHQWWSSGLCKISLAVGTVLLALGLVVLAVGFAVPTRIEAFGEGELLFVDRHAMRHNQALSICVQAGTGMLTLGGLMMTAGLLLSAFSRPTTSPQPPGKEKKGIMGRGGGADGKSPTNVLTKAPTPAAGDAAVPVALSKVENVQP, via the exons ATGGCCTCTTACTCAGAGGTGCACGGGCCGGGCCGTGCCAAGAGCATGCCAGGCTATAGTTTTGGGGTGCGCTCATACCTGCATTATTTCTACGAAGAATGTACAGCCTCTGTATGGGATCAGGAGGACATTCAGCATCAACGTTCACACCAGTGGTGGAGTTCAGGCCTCTGCAAG ATTTCTCTTGCAGTCGGAACGGTCCTATTAGCCCTGGGGTTAGTGGTGTTGGCCGTGGGGTTTGCTGTTCCAACTCGAATCGAGGCATTTGGCGAGGGTGAATTGCTCTTCGTGGACCGGCATGCTATGCGACACAACCAGGCCCTGAGCATTTGTGTGCAGGCTGGCACTGGGATGCTGACCCTGGGGGGCCTGATGATGACCGCTGGCCTGCTGCTGTCTGCTTTCTCCAGACCCACAACCAGTCCACAGCCTCCtgggaaagaaaagaagggcATCATGGGGAGGGGAGGTGGAGCGGATGGAAAGAGCCCAACAAATGTTCTCACTAAAGCTCCCACTCCAGCTGCAGGTGATGCAGCTGTGCCTGTTGCTCTATCTAAAGTGGAGAATGTCCAGCCATAA